GCAATCAGCATCGCCGAAGGGGTCCGCGCGGCGCTCGCCGTTGCGGTCATCGTCGCACTTTCGGGCTTGCTCGCCGCGCCCGCGCTGATGCAGGCGGCGCTGGCGGCGCTTTTTACCTGCATGTGCGACCCTGGCGGGCCGGTCAGCCGGCGGGTGCCGGCGCTGCTCAGTTTCACCTTTCTCGGCGCCGCAACGCTCTCAGGCTTCGGGTTTTTGCGCGGCCTCGGCTATGCGGCCATCCCGTTCGCCTGCCTTGGCGTGTTCGTGTTCAGCTTCGCCCGCATCTACGGCCAGGCGGCGCAACAGGTCGGCGCGCTCGCAACCGTCGTCCTCGTGCTCGCCCTCGATCGCCCCTGGCCGGACGCCGCGACGGCGTTCGCGAGCGCCCTTCTGTTCATCGCCGGCGGGCTCTGGGCGGTGTTCCTCACGCTGGTGATCTGGCGGCTCCATCCCTATCGCCCGACGCGGCGGGCGGTCGCGGAAATCTACCGAGCGCTCGCTCTCCTCGCCGCCGATCTCCGCCGCTTGGTCGCCGCGGGTGACGCCGCCGCGTGGGACGCGCATGCGCGGGCGCATCGGCGCCTGGTGCGGGATGCGATCGAACAGGCGCGCGGCATCGTGCTCGCAACGCTCCGCCAGCGCGGCGCGCAAAGCCCGCGCGCGGCCCAAAGCTTGATCCGGCTGGAAGCGGCGGAACAGATCTTCGCCGCCCTCATCGCCCTCGATGACATCCTGCAATCGGCGCGCGAGCCGGCGCGGCGGCAGGCGGCGGCGAAGCTGCTTCGCCGCGCAGCGCCCCTGCTCGCGACCCTGGCGCGCGGGATCGTTCGTGACCGCATTACAGCCCCAACCCGCATGGCGCAGGTGATCGCGGCGTTGCCGGCGCCGGTCGCCGGCCTTGCGCCCGACGATCCGATCCGCCGCATCGCCGCCGCCATCGTCGATCGCCTGACGATCGCGCTCACCGTCACCCTCCCCGCCGGCCTCAACCCCGGCGCGATGGCAGACGGCTCCACGCCGCCGCTTCTTGTGCGCATCCGGGCCCCGCTGGTTGCCAATTTCGCGACCGACTCGGCGGCGCTTCGCCACGCGCTCCGCACCGCCCTGGTCGCGGCGCCGGCGCTCGCGATCACCTTCTCCCATGGCGGCTCCTATCAGCATTGGTTGACCATCACGCTGGTTTTAACCATGCAGCCTTATTTCGCGGTCACGCTGCAGCGGGCGCTCGAGCGTATTGCCGGCACCGTCATTGGCGGTTTCCTCGCCTCCCTCCTTGCGCTCGTGCTCCATTCGCCCTGGCAGCTCGCCGCCGCCCTGTTTCCGCTCACCATCGCCGCGATGGCGGTCAGGGTCGCGAGTTTCGGGCTCTACATCATGCTGCTGACGCCGCTCATCGTGCTGCTTCTGGAAATCGGCCATGCCGGGACGAGCGGCCTCGAGATCGCCGTCATGCGGGCGCTTTATACGCTGCTCGGCGGGCTATTCGCGGTCGCCGGCGTGCTGGTCTTGTGGCCGAGCTGGGAGCCCGAACGTGTCGAGGGCGAGCTTGCCGCGGCACTCTCCGCCCATGCCCGCTATGCCGAGGCGACCCTGGCATTTTTGCTCGCCGAGGGGGACGAGGGGCGCGTGGAAGCGGCACGACGGGCGGCGGGAATCGCCTCCAACAATCTCGAGGCGTCCCTCGCACGGGCTCTACACGAACCCCGTCGCCGCCAGCGCGAGCGGCTGGAGACGGCGCTTCTCGCCGATGCCGCGCTGCGGCGCCTGGCCGGGCGGCTCGCGGCGATGCGCCTGGCCGCCGCGCCCATCGCCACCGCCGATCACGCCACACTCTCCGCCTGGCGCGCATGGATCGGGCCGGCGCTCGCCACGCTCGCGGCGATGCCCGCGCCGCCCACGCCGAGCGATCCCGCCCTCGCCGAGGCCCTCGGCCGCATCGCCCGCCAAGTCGATCTCATCGCCGGCGCGCGGCGGCGAGACGCACACTATATAACGGGTTAAAATTAATAAAAACACTTCTTTTTCTGAAGAAAAAGAAGCAAAAAGACTTTTGTCCTGATGTCGCGGCGCCGATACTACCCAACGGGGGAAAGTTTTTTGGTTCTTTTTTTCAAAAAAGAACGATTCTATCCTGACGCAACGATTGGTCGGAGCCGTTCCGGGAGGGTCGCGAGGCTTTCGACGGTGTCGAAATCGCGCAGCACCGAGTCCTCCGGGAGATCGACCTCGACGATCGCTTCGGGATGGGCGTCGAGCAGGCGCCGCGCCCCGCCATCGCCGCTGAGGGCGGCGATCTCGCCGAAAAACCGCCGGTCCCAGAGCACCGGGTTGCCCCTGCGGCCCTCATGGACAGGCACCGCGATCAGCCGCCCTTCGTCGGGGGTATAGGCCGCGAGCAGCCGCTCGATCACCCGCGCCGTCACCAGCGGCATGTCGCCAAGGCAGATCAGCGCCGCCTGCGCCTCGTTCGGGAGTGCTTTGATCCCGGCGCGGAGGCTGGCGGCGAGCCCCTCGGCGTAATCGGCGGCGGGGACGAACGTGACCGGCCGCCCGGCGAGCGCCGCCTTGATCTCCTCGGCGCGGTGGCCAACGACGACGAGGATCGGCCGCGCCGGCGACGACAGGAGATTATCGACGACGCGGGCGATCATCGGCTTCCCCGTTCGATCGGGCAGCAAAAGCTTGTGGTGCGGCGCCATGCGCGAGGACTGCCCGGCGGCGAGCACGATGGCGGCGATCATCGGCCGGCGCGGCGCGGCGGCGGCGGGCGGCGGCACCGCCTTGGCGCGCGGCAGCGGGCGGGCGCTGATATCTTTCAGCAGGCCACCGACGCCAAGCCGCGTCACCGTCTCCGCCCCGACATCGAAGCCGGCGGCGAGACGGCGGAGCACGAAATCGATACCGTTTGGCTTTGGGCTGCCGGCGCAACCGGGAAGCACCAGGGCGGGCTTGTCGCCAATGCGGCCGACGCAGATAAGATTGCCGGGATCGACCGGCATGCCGAAATGGCGGATCTCGCCGCCCACCCGCACGATCGCCGCTGGCCCGACATCGCGACGATCGACCACCGCCGAAGCCCCGGCGATCAGCAGCAGATCGGCATCCTGGGCGAGGAGCGCGCGCAGTTCCTCGGCGATCGCGGCTTCCTCGTGCCGGCAGCGGCGCGGCGGCAACAGGCCACCGCCAAGCCCGGCAACCCGCGCCGCGGTCGCGGCGATGGTGTTTTGTGCGATGCTTTCCTTGAGCCCGGGCAATTCGGTGAGCACGAGCCCGACCGTGAGCGGGCGGAACGGGTGAACGGCGAGCATCGGGCTTGAGGCGCGCGCCAATGCTTCGACGCGGGCGAGTTTCTCCTCGGCGACCGCAAAGGGGATGATTTTCACCGTCGCCACCATTTCGCGCGGCGCAACCTCGGTCGCGTCCGGCAAGGTGCCCAGCGTCAGCGCCTCATCGACGGCGTTCAGCCGGTCAATCGCGTCGCGATCGGCGGTGAAAAGCCCGTGGACATCGGCGCTGAGATTGACCCGGCCGGTGCCGGCGCGGCTGGCGACGATCCCCGGCGCCACCAGCGCTTGCGCAAGCCGGCTCGCCGCCTCGTTCTCGCCGACATCACCGGGCTCGAGCCGGGCCGCGACCACCGACGCATAGCCGGCCTCGCGCAAGGCCGCGACGGCCGCGGCATCGAGGATTGTGCCCTTTTTGATGACCCGGGCGGGCAGACGCAGCGTGTGCGCGAGAATTGCTCCCTCAGCCTCGGCAAGCGCCACATCGCCGAAAATCACGCCGCCGCCTTCTGTCCCATTGCCGCGCCGCGCCGCACCGCGACGATCTCGGCGAGGATGGAAAGCGCGATCTCGGGCGCCGTCACCGCCTCGATGTCGAGCCCGACCGGGCCGTGGATGCGCGACAAGCTGGCCTCGTCATGACCGAGTTCGCGCAAGCGCTTGAGCCGTGCGGCGTGGGTCTTTCGTGAGCCCAGCGCGCCGATATAGAACGCCGGCGAACGAAGCGCCGCGTCGAGCGCCGGGTCGTCGAGCTTCGGGTCATGGGTCAGCGTCACCACGGCGCTTCTGGTGTCGGGCGCAAACGCCGCCATCGCCTCGTCCGGCCAGGCGGTGGTGATTTCGACGCCGGGAAAGCGCTCCTTGGTCGCGAACGCGCCGCGCGGGTCGATCACGGTGACACCAAAGCCGAGCCCCGCCGCCATCGGCGCCAAGGCCTGCGCGATATGGACGGCGCCGACGATGGCAAGACGCGGCGGCGGGTTATAGACATGGAGGAACCAGTTTTCGCCGCCGAGCACCGCCGGCCCTGAGACATCGTCTTTGAGCGCTCGCGCCGCAGCCTCGGCCAGGGTGGGCGGGGCAGCCGGATCGGGGAGCAGACGCTGCATGCCGTCGGGCAGGCGGGTTGCCAGAACCACCGGGCGCTTTGCCGCCCGCGCCGCTTGCACAGCGGCGAGCAGCGCCGGGGTCATGCCAGGGCCTCGACGAAGACTTTGACCTTGCCGCCGCAGGCGAGGCCGACCTCCCACGCGCGCTCGTGGGTTACGCCAAAATCGAGGAGGCGCGGCACCCCGCTCGTGATCGTCTCGCGCGCCGCTTCCGCGACCGCGCCTTCGATGCAGCCGCCACTCACTGAGCCCGCCATGCGGCCGCTGGCGGTGATCGCCATCTGGCTGCCCGCCGGGCGCGGCGAGGAGCCCCAGGTTTCGGTGACCGTCGCCAGCGCCACTTTCTCGCCGGCGGCGTGCCAGCTTGCGGCGATCGCCAGAATGTCTTCCACCGGCTCGATCTGATTGATTTGGTTCATTTTTACCTCACGAGGCCAAAGCCATGATCCGCTCGCGGGCCGGCGCCGGGCGGGACAAGAGGTCGATCAGCGCGCGCAGGCTCGCGAGATTATGCACCGGACGAAACTCATCGACATGGGGCAGCATCGCCCGCACCCCCTGGGATTTGGGTTGAAACCCCTCCCAACGCAACAGCGGATTGAGCCAAATCAGCCGCCGGCAGGAGCGATGGAGGCGGTCCATGTTTTCGGCGAGCCCGATGGCGCCGTCACGGTCCAGCCCATCGGTCACCAGCAGCACGATCGCCCCCTGCCCCAGCACGCGCCGCGCCCAGCGGCGGTTGAAGATGGCGAGCGCCTCGCCGATTCGCGTCCCGCCCGACCAGTCCGGCACCACATGAGCGACCATCTGAAAGGCGACCTCGGCATCGCGGTAACGCAATTGCCGGGTGATGTTGGAAAGCCGCGTTCCGAACAAAAACACCTGCACGCGCTCGCGCGCATTGCTGACGGCGTGAAGAAAATGCAGCAAAATCTGGGCATAGCGCGCCATTGATCCAGAAATGTCGCAGATCACGACGAGCGGCGGCGGCCGTTCGACGCGGCGCGCGCGGGCAAGCGAGAGGATTTCCCCGCCCTGGCGCAGGCTGGTCCGCAAGGTCGCGCGGAGATCAATCTCAGCGCCCAGCGGGTCGGCGTGGCGGCGGCGGGTGCGGCGGGCATCGAGGGGAAGGACGAGGCGGCGGATTTCGCGCTTGGCAAGAGCGATCTCCTCGGCCCCCATGGCCTCGAAATCCATCGCCTGTAGCCGCTCGGCGGCGTTAGCGGTGAGCACCGCATCGAAGCGGGGCGGCTCGTCCTTCGGCTCGGGCGCCTGATCACGCGGGCGGGCGAAGGCTTCGGCGACGCGGCGGGCCGCCGGCGCGGGTTTGCGCTCGATCTCCTTGCGCTTTTCCATCAGCGTCATGGCGAGCGCGTGGCGCGCGGCGGTGGCGTCACGCCAGAACAGCGCGAAAGCCTGGTCGAAAATCTCGCGGTGTTCGCGCCGATGCACCATCGTCGCCGCGAGCGCCGCCTTGGCCTCGGCCTTGGCGCCGAGATCGATCCGGGTCAGCGCCTCGGCGGCGGCCAGCGTCTCGGCCGGGCCGACCGGCAGGCCGGCGCGGCGGAGCAGGCGCGCGAACTCGGCGACGTTATCGACCAATCGGCCTGGCGGCGCCGCACTCATTCGGCCGCGCTCATCGCGCCGCTGCCGTGTCCTTCGCCTCGGCCACCAGACGGGCTGCCTCGGCGCCGCGAATCTTACTGATATCGTCTTGATATTTCAGCAAAACACCTAGCGTTTCATCAACCGCGTCGGGGGTCAGCGCGTGCTGGTCGAGGGTGCGGAGCGCGCTCGCCCAATCGATCGTCTCGGCAACCCCGGGGAGCTTGAACAATTCCTCGCCGCGCAAGCGCTGGACGAAGGCGACGACCTGGGCGGCAAGCAGCCCGGGCACCTCCGGCGCCTTGCGGGCGAGAATTTCCCGCTCGCGGGCGGCATCGGGGTAATCGACCCAGTGATAGAGGCAACGGCGGCGGATCGCGTCATGGACCTCGCGGGTGCGGTTCGAGGTGATGACGACCGGCGGCGGCGAACTCGCGCGGATGGTGCCGTATTCGGGCACGGTGATCTGAAAATCGGCGAGCAGTTCGAGCAAAAACGCTTCGAACGGTTCG
This portion of the Acidibrevibacterium fodinaquatile genome encodes:
- a CDS encoding FUSC family protein translates to MPGADLSRLPIALDLRAISIAEGVRAALAVAVIVALSGLLAAPALMQAALAALFTCMCDPGGPVSRRVPALLSFTFLGAATLSGFGFLRGLGYAAIPFACLGVFVFSFARIYGQAAQQVGALATVVLVLALDRPWPDAATAFASALLFIAGGLWAVFLTLVIWRLHPYRPTRRAVAEIYRALALLAADLRRLVAAGDAAAWDAHARAHRRLVRDAIEQARGIVLATLRQRGAQSPRAAQSLIRLEAAEQIFAALIALDDILQSAREPARRQAAAKLLRRAAPLLATLARGIVRDRITAPTRMAQVIAALPAPVAGLAPDDPIRRIAAAIVDRLTIALTVTLPAGLNPGAMADGSTPPLLVRIRAPLVANFATDSAALRHALRTALVAAPALAITFSHGGSYQHWLTITLVLTMQPYFAVTLQRALERIAGTVIGGFLASLLALVLHSPWQLAAALFPLTIAAMAVRVASFGLYIMLLTPLIVLLLEIGHAGTSGLEIAVMRALYTLLGGLFAVAGVLVLWPSWEPERVEGELAAALSAHARYAEATLAFLLAEGDEGRVEAARRAAGIASNNLEASLARALHEPRRRQRERLETALLADAALRRLAGRLAAMRLAAAPIATADHATLSAWRAWIGPALATLAAMPAPPTPSDPALAEALGRIARQVDLIAGARRRDAHYITG
- a CDS encoding NTP transferase domain-containing protein — protein: MIFGDVALAEAEGAILAHTLRLPARVIKKGTILDAAAVAALREAGYASVVAARLEPGDVGENEAASRLAQALVAPGIVASRAGTGRVNLSADVHGLFTADRDAIDRLNAVDEALTLGTLPDATEVAPREMVATVKIIPFAVAEEKLARVEALARASSPMLAVHPFRPLTVGLVLTELPGLKESIAQNTIAATAARVAGLGGGLLPPRRCRHEEAAIAEELRALLAQDADLLLIAGASAVVDRRDVGPAAIVRVGGEIRHFGMPVDPGNLICVGRIGDKPALVLPGCAGSPKPNGIDFVLRRLAAGFDVGAETVTRLGVGGLLKDISARPLPRAKAVPPPAAAAPRRPMIAAIVLAAGQSSRMAPHHKLLLPDRTGKPMIARVVDNLLSSPARPILVVVGHRAEEIKAALAGRPVTFVPAADYAEGLAASLRAGIKALPNEAQAALICLGDMPLVTARVIERLLAAYTPDEGRLIAVPVHEGRRGNPVLWDRRFFGEIAALSGDGGARRLLDAHPEAIVEVDLPEDSVLRDFDTVESLATLPERLRPIVASG
- a CDS encoding XdhC family protein, which encodes MTPALLAAVQAARAAKRPVVLATRLPDGMQRLLPDPAAPPTLAEAAARALKDDVSGPAVLGGENWFLHVYNPPPRLAIVGAVHIAQALAPMAAGLGFGVTVIDPRGAFATKERFPGVEITTAWPDEAMAAFAPDTRSAVVTLTHDPKLDDPALDAALRSPAFYIGALGSRKTHAARLKRLRELGHDEASLSRIHGPVGLDIEAVTAPEIALSILAEIVAVRRGAAMGQKAAA
- a CDS encoding XdhC family protein; protein product: MNQINQIEPVEDILAIAASWHAAGEKVALATVTETWGSSPRPAGSQMAITASGRMAGSVSGGCIEGAVAEAARETITSGVPRLLDFGVTHERAWEVGLACGGKVKVFVEALA
- a CDS encoding vWA domain-containing protein, producing MSAAPPGRLVDNVAEFARLLRRAGLPVGPAETLAAAEALTRIDLGAKAEAKAALAATMVHRREHREIFDQAFALFWRDATAARHALAMTLMEKRKEIERKPAPAARRVAEAFARPRDQAPEPKDEPPRFDAVLTANAAERLQAMDFEAMGAEEIALAKREIRRLVLPLDARRTRRRHADPLGAEIDLRATLRTSLRQGGEILSLARARRVERPPPLVVICDISGSMARYAQILLHFLHAVSNARERVQVFLFGTRLSNITRQLRYRDAEVAFQMVAHVVPDWSGGTRIGEALAIFNRRWARRVLGQGAIVLLVTDGLDRDGAIGLAENMDRLHRSCRRLIWLNPLLRWEGFQPKSQGVRAMLPHVDEFRPVHNLASLRALIDLLSRPAPARERIMALAS
- a CDS encoding AAA family ATPase, producing the protein MPRDVAATMALLARGGYVADADLATTVHLALAMGRPLFLEGEPGTGKTEIAKVLAEGLGRRLVRLQCYDGLDLQAAAYEWDHARQLMAIRLAEASGETDRDLLARSIYGREFLRERPLLSAIDPSLPPAVLLIDELDRADEPFEAFLLELLADFQITVPEYGTIRASSPPPVVITSNRTREVHDAIRRRCLYHWVDYPDAAREREILARKAPEVPGLLAAQVVAFVQRLRGEELFKLPGVAETIDWASALRTLDQHALTPDAVDETLGVLLKYQDDISKIRGAEAARLVAEAKDTAAAR